The DNA segment CGCTCAGCGCGGCCGTCGCGTCGTTTGAAGGGTGGCGGGGCGAAGGTTTCGACCCCTTGGTGGCGGGCACGTTGCTGCTGACAGGCCCGCTAGTCAGCGGGGTGTTCCTGGTGCTGCAGGTCTGGGGCCAGCGGCACACCTCGGCCACGCACGCGGCCGTCATCTTCTCGCTGGAGCCCGTGTTTGCGGGGCTGGCCGGGTGGATGTTCGCCGGGGAGGTGTTCAGGGCACGCGCGATGCTCGGCGGCGCTCTCATCCTGGCCGGGATGCTGGTCGCCGAGGTGCCCCGGCTTCGGGTGGAGCCGAAAGCTTCCGTGCGTAGAAGGATCTGGGGCACCCACGTGCCGTAAACACCGCACGGAAAGGGGTGGAGATCCTTTGGCGGGAGTCCGGAGCAGGCTTTTCCGATGGTTCGCCGGCGCGCTTGCGGCGTCGGTGCTGGTGTTTGCGCTACAGCTTGCGGCAATTGCAGCGCAGCTTGACATCCTTCACTTCAACGACACGTACACCCTGGAGCCGGTGGACGGCGGCAAGCTTGGAGGCATGCCACGCCTTGCCACGCTGGTGAAGCAGGCGCGAACGCAAAACCCCGAGGCGCTGTTGCTGTTTGCCGGCGATGTGATCTCGCCATCCATCATGTCGTCGGTCTTCAAAGGGGAACAGATGATCGAGGCGTTCAACGCGCTCGGGGTGGACGTGTCCACGTTCGGCAACCATGAGTTTGACTTTGGCGACGAGGTCCTGGCGCAACGGGTGCGCGAGTCCACCTTCACGTGGGTCGTCGCCAACGTGGTGGACCCCGAGGGCAGGCCCTTCCCGGGCACCTATCCCTTCGTGGTGCGCCAGATGAGCGGGGTGAGCGTGGGTCTCCTGGGGCTGGTGACCCCCGAGTCGAAGGTGCTCTCGAGCCCGGGCGCT comes from the Bacillota bacterium genome and includes:
- a CDS encoding DMT family transporter, which gives rise to LSAAVASFEGWRGEGFDPLVAGTLLLTGPLVSGVFLVLQVWGQRHTSATHAAVIFSLEPVFAGLAGWMFAGEVFRARAMLGGALILAGMLVAEVPRLRVEPKASVRRRIWGTHVP